The following coding sequences lie in one Arachis stenosperma cultivar V10309 chromosome 5, arast.V10309.gnm1.PFL2, whole genome shotgun sequence genomic window:
- the LOC130982050 gene encoding uncharacterized protein LOC130982050: MKSVCFNVFNFYLLILFIVVSLRSTSALSASGSRRDSTTAKFILGEANLGPWKNKITQEALAPAPETDAPSGTLVLAANRTDRPDILRRFRRYRGGWDIANRHYWASVGFTGAAGFILAALWFISFGLALLIHVCCGWGINIKDEGSHRSQRICLILILLFTCAAAVGCILLTVGQDKFHDEALDTLHYVVNQSDYTVQTLRNVTEYLKLAKSIKVAQIFLPSDIMADIDNLNLDLNAAANTLSEKTHDNSVKIRKVFNDVRLALILMATLMLLLALVGLVLSILGHQHAILIFVISGWLLVATTFILCGVFMILNNAICDTCMAMGEWVENPHAESALSNILPCVDQRTTNRTLFQSKQVVTNIVSVVNRFIYSTADSNPTPGSINYYNQSGPEMPPLCYPFDSQFKERQCTAQEVSASNASLVWKKYKCKISENGICNSVGRVTPEIYSELVGAVIESFALEHYTPILLSLQNCNFVRNTFKEITTSYCPPLNHYLKVINVGLGLISVGVLLCLILWILYANRPQQREEVFVNKLSLAQKLKKRFNKNRNITNGAREVV, translated from the exons ATGAAGAGTGTTTGCTTTAACGTATTCAATTTTTACTTGTTAATTTTGTTCATAGTAGTTTCTCTTAGATCAACTTCAGCTTTATCTGCAAGTGGGTCTAGAAGAGATAGTACTACTGCGAAGTTTATTCTAG GGGAAGCGAATTTAGGTCCCTGGAAGAATAAGATCACACAAGAGGCTCTAGCACCAGCTCCTGAAACGGATGCTCCTTCAGGTACCCTTGTGCTGGCCGCAAACAGGACGGATAGGCCGGACATTCTACGACGATTTCGTCGCTACCGAGGTGGCTGGGACATTGCAAATCGCCATTATTGGGCT TCAGTTGGTTTCACTGGTGCAGCTGGTTTCATACTTGCTGCTCTGTGGTTTATTTCATTTGGCCTCGCACTCTTGATTCATGTATGCTGTGGATGGGGCATTAACATCAAGGATGAAGGATCACACCGTTCGCAACGAATTTGTCTTATTTTGATCTTGTTATTCACCTGCGCCGCTGC GGTTGGATGTATCCTTCTAACTGTAGGGCAGGACAAGTTCCACGACGAGGCCTTGGATACGCTCCATTACGTCGTGAATCAATCAGACTATACGGTGCAGACTCTGAGGAACGTGACGGAGTATCTGAAGCTTGCGAAATCAATCAAAGTAGCACAGATATTTCTCCCATCTGATATCATGGCAGATATTGATAATTTGAACCTTGATCTCAATGCTGCAGCAAATACACTGTCGGAGAAGACACACGATAACTCTGTTAAAATACGTAAAGTCTTTAATGATGT GCGTCTAGCTTTGATTCTCATGGCAACACTGATGCTTCTTCTCGCTCTAGTTGGACTGG TTCTTTCTATTCTTGGACATCAACATGCGATCCTCAT ATTTGTCATTAGCGGATGGTTACTCGTTGCTACTACATTCATTCTTTGTGGAGTTTTCATGATTCTTAACAA TGCAATTTGTGATACGTGTATGGCAATGGGAGAATGGGTAGAGAATCCACACGCAGAATCTGCACTAAGCAATATCCTTCCTTGCGTTGATCAGAGAACCACAAACAGGACACTATTTCAGAGTAAACAAGTGGTGACCAACATTGTAAGTGTTGTGAACCGTTTCATTTATAGCACCGCAGATTCAAATCCCACACCGGGTAGCATCAACTATTACAATCAATCTGGACCAGAAATGCCACCTTTGTGCTATCCATTTGACTCTCAGTTTAAAGAACGCCAATGTACAGCCCAAGAAGTTTCCGCTTCCAATGCTTCATTG GTTTGGAAGAAATACAAATGCAAGATATCCGAAAATGGTATTTGCAACAGTGTTGGAAGGGTGACTCCAGAGATTTACTCGGAGTTAGTAGGCGCAGTTATTGAAAGCTTTGCACTAGAACACTACACTCCCATTTTACTTAGCCTTCAGAATTGCAATTTCGTGAGGAACACGTTCAAAGAAATCACTACTAGTTACTGTCCTCCATTAAACCACTATCTTAAGGTTATCAATGTTGGTCTTGGCCTCATTTCGGTTGGTGTCTTGCTCTGTCTCATTCTCTGGATTCTCTATGCAAACCGCCCCCAGCAACGGGAGGAAGTGTTTGTTAATAAGCTGTCGTTAGCTCAAAAACTAAAGAAAAGATTTAACAAGAACCGCAACATCACAAATGGTGCTAGAGAGGTAGTGTAG